From the genome of Tissierellales bacterium, one region includes:
- the trkA gene encoding Trk system potassium transporter TrkA: protein MKVMVVGAGKLGYKLAEALIYEDVDVTLIDSNSEVLEGISDHLDVLTVNANGIEVTVLKELEIETYDLLVAATSSDEANTLICSLAKKVGCKKTIARVRNPEYTKQLDFVKSEMGIDYIINPDLATAKEIERYLLKSYNSCSEDFASGKVLMVDFNIKNIKDFVNKKIKDLEILDELLITAISRDGNIIIPHGSTELVENDIIYVIGEKGNISRLGKRINMNIEKKPIRNAMILGGGKIGYYLAEELASSNIDVTIVEKDKKRCEYLSKRLNDVLVIYGDGTDINLLEEENLEIMDAFIGVTGYDEQNLLMGLMAKQAGVNNTIAKISRPSYVHVIDRLELDVALNPINIIISDILKFIRGGKVVSVSLLLGEEGEVTEIIAEKNMSIVGKPIAKLDLPKGIIIGAIIHKGKVIIPNGESIIHPKDRVVIFSLTEDLPILKKFMRPNKGGLFNELWNNN from the coding sequence ATGAAGGTAATGGTAGTTGGAGCTGGGAAATTAGGCTATAAATTAGCTGAAGCTCTAATTTACGAAGATGTGGATGTGACATTAATAGATTCAAACTCTGAAGTGTTGGAAGGTATTAGTGATCATTTAGATGTATTGACTGTAAATGCAAATGGAATTGAAGTAACAGTTCTTAAAGAACTAGAAATAGAAACATATGATTTGCTTGTAGCAGCAACTAGTAGTGATGAGGCTAATACTCTTATTTGTTCCTTGGCCAAGAAAGTTGGATGTAAAAAAACTATAGCTAGAGTTAGGAATCCAGAATATACTAAACAATTAGATTTTGTTAAAAGTGAAATGGGAATTGACTATATTATTAATCCAGATTTAGCAACAGCTAAGGAAATAGAAAGATATTTATTAAAAAGTTATAATTCTTGTTCAGAAGATTTCGCTAGTGGAAAAGTATTGATGGTTGATTTTAATATAAAGAATATAAAAGATTTTGTTAATAAAAAGATTAAAGACTTGGAAATTTTAGATGAGTTACTTATTACGGCTATATCAAGGGATGGAAATATTATAATCCCCCATGGTTCTACTGAATTAGTGGAAAATGATATAATTTATGTAATAGGTGAAAAGGGTAATATTAGTAGATTAGGGAAAAGAATAAATATGAATATAGAAAAGAAGCCTATAAGAAATGCAATGATTTTAGGCGGAGGTAAAATAGGTTATTATTTGGCAGAAGAATTAGCTTCATCTAATATAGATGTAACAATAGTTGAGAAAGATAAAAAACGCTGTGAATATTTATCTAAAAGGCTTAATGATGTTTTAGTTATTTATGGGGATGGAACAGATATAAACCTTTTAGAAGAAGAAAATTTAGAGATTATGGATGCCTTTATTGGAGTAACAGGATATGATGAACAAAATCTTCTAATGGGATTAATGGCTAAGCAGGCTGGAGTTAACAATACTATCGCAAAAATATCTAGACCAAGCTATGTTCATGTAATAGATAGGCTAGAATTAGATGTAGCCTTAAATCCTATAAACATTATAATTAGTGATATTCTTAAGTTTATTCGTGGTGGTAAGGTAGTTTCTGTGTCCTTGCTTTTAGGAGAAGAAGGGGAAGTTACAGAAATTATAGCAGAAAAGAATATGTCTATTGTTGGGAAACCTATAGCTAAATTAGATCTACCAAAAGGAATAATTATTGGGGCTATTATTCATAAAGGTAAGGTAATTATTCCAAATGGTGAATCAATTATTCATCCAAAGGATAGAGTTGTTATTTTTTCTTTAACAGAAGATTTGCCTATATTAAAGAAATTTATGAGACCGAATAAGGGAGGCCTTTTCAATGAGTTATGGAATAATAATTAA
- a CDS encoding TrkH family potassium uptake protein, translated as MSYGIIIKVLGYLLTIEAAFMVPSLLVALYYNQGDANSFLISIILTGILGFFMIKMSSSKGRIKVKEGLAIVTFGWFLVSFFGSLPFIISGSIPSWVDAFFETVSGLTTTGATLVEDVEALPKGILFWRSFTHWIGGMGILVFTVAFLSMLGIGAFQIFKAESPGPIPDKIVPRIRDTAKILYITYFTITIVQTVLLRLGGMPWFESLVHTFGTVGTGGFSTKNASIGAFNSTYIHMITAIFMVLSGINFALYYSLFRGNRREVLRDEELRLYLGIIASAVILIAFNINKTIYSNMALSFRDAFFQVSSVITTTGYSTVDFDKWPTFSKSILFLLMFIGGCAGSTAGGIKSIRILVLFKLIKREIAKILHPRAVIPIKVGGRTLPNETVASIASFFILYIIIFALGTMVISLEGIDLESAASSVAATLGDVGPGFGFVGPTQNYSQFSNWSKLLLSLFMLLGRLELFTIVALCMPKSWKGGD; from the coding sequence ATGAGTTATGGAATAATAATTAAAGTTCTAGGTTATTTATTAACTATTGAAGCAGCTTTTATGGTGCCTTCTTTATTAGTAGCTTTATATTATAATCAGGGAGATGCAAATTCTTTTTTAATTAGTATAATATTAACTGGTATATTAGGATTTTTTATGATTAAAATGTCTAGTTCTAAAGGCAGAATCAAAGTGAAGGAAGGTCTAGCTATAGTTACTTTTGGATGGTTTTTAGTTTCTTTCTTTGGCTCTTTACCTTTTATAATTTCTGGCAGTATTCCATCTTGGGTGGACGCATTTTTTGAAACAGTATCTGGATTAACTACTACGGGTGCTACCCTTGTTGAGGACGTGGAAGCTCTTCCGAAAGGGATTTTATTTTGGAGGTCCTTTACTCATTGGATTGGTGGAATGGGAATACTAGTCTTTACAGTAGCATTTTTATCTATGTTAGGAATAGGAGCATTTCAAATATTTAAAGCAGAAAGTCCTGGACCTATACCGGATAAAATTGTACCAAGAATTAGGGATACTGCAAAAATATTATATATAACTTACTTTACCATAACAATTGTGCAAACAGTATTACTTAGACTTGGTGGTATGCCTTGGTTTGAATCATTAGTTCATACCTTTGGAACAGTAGGTACTGGTGGGTTTTCTACAAAAAATGCAAGTATAGGAGCTTTTAATAGTACTTATATCCATATGATTACTGCTATATTTATGGTTTTGTCTGGGATTAACTTTGCCCTATATTATAGTCTTTTTAGAGGAAACAGGAGAGAAGTTTTAAGGGATGAAGAATTAAGATTGTATTTAGGAATTATTGCATCTGCTGTTATATTAATTGCATTTAATATAAATAAGACTATATATAGTAATATGGCTTTATCTTTTAGAGATGCCTTTTTCCAAGTAAGTTCAGTTATTACCACAACAGGTTATTCAACAGTAGATTTTGATAAATGGCCAACTTTTAGTAAATCTATATTATTTTTACTTATGTTTATTGGAGGTTGTGCTGGTTCAACGGCTGGAGGTATTAAGAGTATAAGGATTTTAGTATTATTTAAATTAATAAAAAGAGAGATTGCAAAAATACTTCATCCAAGGGCAGTTATACCTATAAAAGTAGGGGGAAGAACATTACCAAATGAAACTGTTGCAAGTATAGCAAGTTTCTTTATACTTTATATTATAATATTTGCTCTAGGTACTATGGTTATTTCCTTAGAAGGAATTGATTTAGAAAGTGCAGCCAGTTCTGTTGCAGCTACTCTTGGGGATGTAGGACCAGGCTTTGGCTTTGTAGGACCTACCCAAAATTATAGTCAGTTTAGTAACTGGAGTAAACTATTACTATCTTTATTTATGCTACTTGGTAGGCTTGAATTATTTACAATTGTAGCCTTATGTATGCCTAAATCTTGGAAAGGTGGTGATTAG